The sequence TAACATCGGTCCACCGCAAGCTTTGCAGCCTGGACGATCCCGACTTTACCACAAACGCCACTACTTTTGTCGATCTCATTTTCAAAGCGCATGCAGAGTTGAAGGACATCATACCTGAGTTCAAGAGTATCACAGACAAACCGCGCCTAGCCACGGTGGCTCGCAACGTTTACTCGAATCTTGCCGCGGAAATTGCCTCCTACAGTGATGTGGACAAGGCACTGTCACTTGTGCTTGTTCACGTTGCACGTACCTTGCCGGCCCCTAAGCTAAGCCAAGAAGATATCGAAGACAACGCTCATACCTCAGCCCAATTTGGCTGTGCCTATTACGGTAATACGCCAGACCGCTTCCTCGAGTCTGTCACTGAACACGATCGGAAGTTCAACGAGCTTGATCCAAGCAAAGGTAAAATTTATCTTCGAGGCACTTCAATCGTCCAGTCAAGCGGCACCGGCAAGTCGCGCATGGTCTATGAATGTCGACATCGAACTCCTCTTCTCTATGTCTGCGTCCGACCAACTACCGCCGATGGATTGGCCATGAAAGGCTATCCCCTCGCTGATCGTGGTGTCCGTGCCTTTTTCGAAGAGGCTCAGAAGACCCACAAGGATCTGTGTAACCTTCAGATTGCCTGTTTCCTCGGTGCTTGGTTCTCGgagcttgctcaacgccTCGCCAAACTGCCTactcagcagcaaaaacACGACTATctgatgcagctcaaccGTCTCGATAACAATGCTGGTGAGAATCCTCAACGCATCGACTTTTTCCTAACCGTTTCCGAGCTTGCTTCCGACACActcgccgatgccgacagAAGTCTGAACGATCGGGATGATGACCTCTTCGGCCATTACATTCGATCGCCGCTCCGTCGCCTCGAAAGCGAGATGAAAGCCATTATCACTCACATGAACTCGCTCAGCCCCCACCACACAGCCTCTGCCACGCTTCCCGTCCTGGTAGCGTTCGACGATTACGTGGAGCTCAACGTCGATGGAGTGGATGAGGTCAATAATCCAGTCAAGAGTCTCCGCCGCGCATGGAACTACATCACTCGACTCCAATCTTGCGCCGGAACGCCAAATTTTTTTCTTTTACTGATCGGCACCAGCTTCGAAGCATCTCGACTCTTCTAGGTCTCTCACAGTTTCTAGCTTTAGAGACCATGACCTACCTTTGTCAGCATCGGGTaggacgagctgcttgcagAACAGCGCGCGCACTCTCGCGCCTCAGAGGCTTCTGTGGACTGTCACATCATCCAGTGCGGAGCGCTCGTTCCGAGCGCAAGCTTGGCTGAAGCAACAGAACACGTAGCTGCTCACAATTCGATAAGCGCGGGGATAACTTGGATCAAAGCTAGCCCAGCTTTGGCTCTTATTTCTCCTTACAAACCATGACCTCACTCGCCGGTCGTCATCACGACTCGGTTTTTCTCGCCCTCCCGTCTCATGCGGTTCTTTGTTTTTTGTACGCCTAGTCATTACTTGCGGTCTCTTGCACGCTCGGCTCACATGCGACGCTCGACCAACGATGGTCCTAGGGCCTCGGCTGCGAGCGagtcgctcgctcgctcaaGTATGGCTATCAAATGTTGCGTTCTTGATCGTTTCGTCCGATTGTTTCTTCTTTCGAGTGAAAATGGCGTGTGCAGTGGGGTTTTCACGTTGGGCTGGACCGGCTGAGTTGCTTCTACTAACATATGGATGcccgagtcgtgagtgaagCTCACCTCGCTGTGCCTTGGACCGTGTGCCTGAGCACACAGTCTCGGTTGACTGGCTGTAGATCGAAAGTATTCACAGGGCATGAGATTGACTTGCACGCCAGCCTGCTTCAGAACACGGATGGATTGTCATTGACACTGCTCCCATGTAACGCTATGCTTATGCTTGATTCGTAGGCGAGTTGCAAGGCGACACGCaagcgagcttggcatATGACAAGTAACTTACCTATATTTTGCTTGTCTGCCAAATTGGTTCATTTTGCGTCCTGTAACGCTACGTTAAGGTCAGGCTCAGCATTAGAGTCTGTGTCAAGGCATGTCGGTTGGTGACTGGCTGCAAATCCGAAATCGGTCAACACCTTGTCTCGGTGCTCTTTCAAGACTTTTTTCATGCCTCCGGTCATGATCTACTCGCACGCATCAAAGGTGTCGGTCGGAACATGTTTGCTGTAATCCCGACTTCGGCTCGTTCTCAAGGCTGAGATCGTCGCAGTCGGCATTCTACCGAATCACACGAAATACCTTGGAGTAGAGTCACTGAGTATGTTGGATCAAGGTAGAACGTGGATTCAATGCTCACAGAAATTGTATGTGTCTGTAGCGTTTGCAGTGGCTTGTTCTCTCTGTGTGCGTTCGTCCATGAGTTGCAGGCGGAtcgccttggcctcgtcgaACGTCATGAGAGCTCTGTCGTTTAGTGCGGGGTGAACGTCTTGTGCCGACCTTTCGAGCCACCAACTCTCTTGCTGCGGTGGGACAATCGAGGTGCTTGGGAGCGGATAATTgggatcgacgagccaaagcACGAGAAAGCGGCGATGACCCGGTTTTGACTTGTCGATCAGCTCAAACGGTTCGACGCGGTGTTGCAAAGTGTTTGGGAAGGCAAGCAGCCGTCCACGCCGAGTAGCGATACTGCCGAGCTCCTGGAGCTTGATTTCTTCGCGAAGCGACGACGTGCCAAAGATGACGCAGAGCGGAGCATgatcatcttgctcgtACGGCatgtcgacctcgtccagATCGGCGTTCTGACGCAACGAGATGCGCGCTTCGCTCACATTCTCAACGTCGTAGTAGAGAATGCTCGTGGCAACAATGTGCTCATTCATCATGCCTTCCACGTGCCAGCTTCCGCCTGCATACTTGGGTTGCTCTGGTGTAAGTTCGATGCTGGCCAGCTTGACGATCACTTGCAGACCACGATCGCGATACTCGTGTTCGAGCCGGACGTGGCGCTCCGGATCGGGAGCGTTCCAGCGCTCGCccaagtcgagctgctcagaGCCATCCACTCGAGAGCGCCAGTGACGGTAGTCGTCCTCGTCTCCGGGCTCAGGATGCAAGATACGTCGCGTGCGGTTGAATTTTTCGTGTGCGGACCAGACGAGGCTCGACGTTTCGTGCAAAGAATCTTGCAACGAGAATGGACCTTGGATCTCGACCAACTCTGGATTGTCGGGCTCGCCAAAGAATTCGTTCAGTCGGGCGACGAGCTCAGGGGCGAGATCTTCGTCATTGGTGTCGTACGGAATTTCTTCGATCCAAGACGGAGGCTCTGCAGGTTGCCAGTCCGCTCCACCTTCGCATTGGATGCGTAGAGGAGCCTGGTTCGTAGTGGCGCGAACGAGCACCTGATTCCAAGGTTCGATCGACAGAGATATCGCCTGTTCGATCAGTGCATAGAGCCGACGATTCTTGGTAGGCTCTAGATTGTTGATGTAGGAGCGAATCACTACATCGGTACCAGCATCGCCTTTAAAGCCAACGTCACACGGAAGCCACTGGAAACGAAAAGAGTACATCTCTGCTGGATCCGCATCGTACCTGTTCGGTGGTGGCTCGGGTCTAGTCTGATCGGGAAAGCAAATTCCTGTGTCGCTCTTGAACCAattgtcaagatcgacgctgcccTGTGCAAGGTAGCGTGTGCGACCATAGACAAGAGGGTAGAGAGACGggtggacgaggttgaGCACTTGGTCGTTGGAGCGTGGATGCCAGTCTTTTGGCTCGCGTTCCAAGAGCGGCTTGACGGCGTCCTTCAAGTTGGTCAGCAGGTCGCTTGTCAAGACAAGGTCGGATTTCACGCAAGCACTGTGAGAGTCGAATGTGCGGATGAGCCCGGTGCGCTCAAACGCTTTGGCCTTATCACGCAGCTCGAATATGCACCAATCGAAAGCCTGAGAGGACATGACGGGtgtctgctcgagcgcttcgtTTCGCCATTTGGCTACAATGTGCGCATCGTTGACCTTGCGATGCCAGTCCGGCTTGTCGGTAAGCGCGTCCATGATTCTGAGCATCGCCACTTCGCGCATCGTAAGCCGAGGTGGATACCACGTTGGCTGCACAGCCGTGCGGAAACAACTGTAGTCGCTGTTaagctggtgcagctgAATGCCATTGCCGAGCACCTTGACCCTGGCCTCGTCCGTTGAAGCCATTGTTGCGACAGAGACACTCGTGATGGATGAGTGAtgagcaagtcgagcgcTAGCAAACACCACCTTGCTGAGTAGTTATATGTGTTTCCTGCACGCCACCGTGTTTGGCAAGCAacaagcgtcaaggtgCACAAGCACCGAGGCTTTGTGGTTTCACGTGGCCCAACGTTGATCGTCGCAGAGCGTTGGTCAAGCTGAGCCTTTCCTGCACGCTCGCGTTTCGGCTTTGCGTTTCGTGCAAGCCGTACTTTGAAGCCTAACCGCTGTACCCAGAGGAGGTCCAGACAACCAATCCCGAATCGGACTTGGCTTGTAATCTTCAACTGCCGTGACTCTAACTCTTGCAACGAATCTGAAAGAAGCGAGAAACGCCAAGACCACTTTGCATGCACTGCTCACTGCAGCCACGAGTCTTGAGTTAGAATTGCGCCCACGTCGACCATCGTGCAGGTGCGACCGATGCGTGACGGTGCGTCGTGCTCGGAAACGTGAAAACGACGACCCcacattcaccattcaccattcaccattcaccattcgtgaaccgaaactcgtgacttgggATGGGACGAACACTTCGGCCTGACATTTTCTTCCAAGaaacactcgtgactgaaacTCGTGAAATCCAATCACAAATCCGGAAATCGGACAAgagccattcacgattcttgattcgtgattatgaTTGTGATTTCGTGACTGTCTTGAAAATTTtggaaaaaaaagaaaaagaaaaaaagaaaaaacCGAAAAAGCGTTCGTTCTGTCGTGCGTGTTCGTTCTGCCAAGAAAGAAGATTTGGTGATCTTCTGGCTTTGGTTCAGGACCACGACCACGACCACGACCAGCTCCTATCTCGCTCGGGCATCTTCTACCGCCAACACAGTATACCGCGTTTCGACCATGGCGCAGAAAGGAAGAGGAAAGGGCAAGGGTCCCGAGCTTGTATTCGATGACAAGGCACGAGCCGAGTATCTGACTGGATTCCGTAAACGTAAGCAAGAACGAAAGCAGGCCGGCAGAGACTACCTCGCAAAAAAGGCCAAGGAAGAGCAACTGGCTACGCGCAAGGAGCTTCGCGAGGCTCGCAAGCAAAAGGCTGCCGAAAATGTGCGAGAGCAAAGAAAGGCTTTCGGTCTCGAGGCCGAGGGAGAGTCGGATCTTGACGGCGCCGCAGGTTTGGATGACGATCaagagatcgacgaggacgacgaggatgctgTTCCACCGATTCAACAGCAAGAGTACGATTCGGATCAACATCACACCCATGTTGTCGTCGAGTCCTTCGATCCAGAGCAAGAGGCGTTCGAAAAGGCAACTGCGGCCGCATCCACTCCAGCAAAACCAAAAGCAAATGGTGCGTCTGCCACTGCACCCTCCAAAGTAGAGGTTCTTCCACCTTCCTCCCGCCGCGTCAACAAAGCTAAGGCCAATGCGAGTCTCTCTCCCCTCCTCTCGCAACCTTGCACTCGTCCCATGATCAACACGCTGACAACGTCTTCTCCCCTTTTCATTCGACCAACAACAGGCCAAGGCAAAGAAACGAGTGATCCACACCAAGAAGAAAATGTCGCGCAGAAAAGACTCCACATCTCGGGGCTCACAGCCTCGTTCTCGCAAGAGGATCTAGTGCGTCGCTTTTCCACCTTTGGCACCGTAGTCGCTCTTGATGGTCTTGGCAAGCGTGATGCTGTGGGACAGTTGCAACCGTACGCATACCTGACCTTGCGAGCACCAGCGCAACAGATCCACCGCTGCATCAACCTATTGTCCGGATCCGTATGGAAAGGTGCCACTCTGCGCATCGGAGAAGCCAAGCCCGACTACCAACAACGTATCCTGCTCGAAAATCAAAAGCGTCGGCAAGAACAGGAGGAAAACCGAAAAAACCCCAAGAAAACCAAACGCCTACCACCAGGGATGGGCTTCGAGAGCTCGCATATGGATCCGGTCGATGAAAAACTTGTTGAGAACGGGCTGGCTTGGGGTTGGAAGCGTACGCCCGCAGGACACCTCGTTCGTCCACTGCGTATGCGACCTACCCACCCACTACCTAAACCATCTCGCCTATCCACGCTGTCAAGAGCCAACGTCACCGACGCCACCGATGCCACCCAAAGCGATCAGGATGAGCAACAACAAGCCGCGTCCAGCAGACGTGCGCGTGTCAATCCTCGCCCTCCGACCAAAGCACACCGAATCACGATCGACCCCACCCGATACGGCTCTATCCATCTTTCCGGTCcgctgctcgaatcgcttgCCGCTGAGACGCGCTCGTCTTCCGACGCTTTCGACGCTTCTTCGCTCGGTCCAGGCGAATGGCACTGCGAAGAGATCCATTacgacgatgcagctcaagcgAGCGACCAAGTTGATCATCGATTGGTCCGATGGCAATACACTGCAAAAAATGGTAAAGTGTTGCACGAGGAATTCACCAAGATCCCAGTTCGAATTGTGCACAGGCAGTCGGCCATTTCAGCTACCCTTCAAGACGCAGAGGATGTCATGGCGCAGCTCGATTTTGATAAATTCTCGGACGCtgccagcgacgatgatctCTTTGCCGGGTTCGCTTCTTCGATCACCCCAGCGAAGCAGCACTTCGAGCCAGAGGCATCTTCGAGCACTGAAGCGAGAAAAGTCAACGACGCTGTCGACACGACCGATATCGACGATCTGTTCGCCGACCTTGCCTCGTCGATTGTCCCTGCAACCAACGTTAACGATCTGTTTTCAGACTTGCCCTCGATCGCCACATCTGTGCCGCCAACCAATCGCGTCAAGGTCGACACTGTGGCCGCTTCGACACGGACGTCGTCCGAGAAAATTCAAGGATCGTTCGTTCCTGGTTTGGACCCAGAAGAAGATGACCCTGCCAACTTTTCAGACGGGTACGACGAGGCGGCTGCAGGAGCACTTTCAAGCCAcatcaagcagatcgacgcgcAAGAAGAGCGACAAAAGACGCTCGCGCTATTGGGCGAGATGTTTGGGTCCGGTTTCGATGACGGCACGTACAACGCAAGTGTGGATCAAGTGGGGCAGGAAGAAGCACCCGAGTCGTCGTGCAAATCAGCGAAGTCCAGCTCCGATTCGGATAGCGATTCTGAAGatgcagagcagagcactTCGCctggctcgagctcgagctcgagctcagccAGCGAGGTGGGTGACGTAGAAATGGTTGTTGAAGCCGAGAATCCTGAGGCTGAAGCGgtcgaagcagaggcagatagcgaggacgagcaagaaaaTTTCATGGCCGACGAGCCTAGCAGCGCGGTCGCGATCCAAGTCAGTAGCGCGCCTCTAGACGCAAAGTCTCGTCGTGCAGCTTTGCTTCTGTCACCTTCAAAGGTTACAAAtggcgagtcgagcgaggcgacTGGGAGCTTTGTGCCCATAGCGCGTTTCGACCCTGGCACGCGTAGCACTGTCGACCGCGACGTTGATGCCGGTATCGGCCCCGTAGCGCCGCAAGCAAcacgagctcgatcgctgTCTTTGCCGCAACCAAGCAACACCGTGTCAGCGGCGCCACACGTGGAGCAAGGAACGCACGTGTCCATGTCGACGTTGAAGGAAATGTTCAAGCCGCAAGATCGACCGTCTGCGTCTGCGGTCACCACTGGGTTTAGCGTGGGTCTCGGTGTAAATGCCAATGATGCGCGCGCTGATGGTGGGCAAGGCTTTTCGCTGATGGACTCGCTCGGATTCGAGTTCGAGCtagaagaagagcaagagcaggAGCCTCGGTCTGAGCTGTATGCTACTGCTTCTCTCTGGTCGAATTCCGGTTCCTCGCGATTCCAACCCACGGCAACAGCCACCGCATTGTCGGTCGAACAATCAGAGCAACCCAAGAAGCTTGCGCCGTTCTTCCCATCATCCTCCACCGCATCCTGGAACGGCACAGATGGCCAAGCATCCGTCCAGCGCTGGTTCAAGCCAAGATCGCACCACCAAAAGCAAGCCGACTGGACCAAGTACAAAGAATCCCTAACGCGGGTCGTCAAGAAACGTCACAGAGAGGCCGCGCGAAAACACAAGCGCAACTTtaccaccatctcgcacCAGCACAATGCTTCACTCACATCAAAGTTGACCCCACCATGAGCAGCGTCTGACCCGCACGCGCCTGCGCAATACACATGCCGTACACCAACACCGTCGTGTGAGCATCCTCGAGATCGTAATGCTCATACCGTGATTGTCGTCCAGAGCGGTAAGCAATCCGAGGCTGACTGAGAGCGCAAGTGGAATAAGATTCAATGTGGGTTCGTGGAATTGTAAAGGACGAAGATGAGGTTCGGAAGCATGCAGCCACAGAGTGGAGCAAAGTGGATTTTAACAATGTGAATGCATAGACTTTGAAagagaagcgtgaagaaGATTGAGAGATATGAAAATGAAATGCTCGTTGCATGCAGAATGCTTGCGATAGCTTTCTTGAGACCGGCTCAGAAAGCTTTGAGGCAGACCAGCTGCATTCTAAGGGCCAAGCCGTTTTACCAGGTTCAAGCAGATCCAGTCTGCAAAGGTAAAAGGGCGACTGGGCGGCTGGGCGGATCTTTTGCGGACGATCAGCCCTGACGATCGCGGCGCATCTGCGACTTGTGTCGTCGGTAATCGCCGCGAGCTGCAAGGACGGAAGCATTGGGAGAACGTCGACGCTTCTTCATACGGCAAGCGCCGCTCTGAGCTATTTGACTCTTGGGCATAGTTGTCGAGCCGCTTGAGCCTCCATTGTTGTCAGAAGATGATCCATTAGAGGAGTCGCCCGAAGAAGACGAGTCGTCGTCAGAACCAGAACCAGACGCGGTCGAAGCGGTTCCACTCTCGCTGACCGAAGACGAAGTGGTGGATGAAGTggcagccgaagcggcaGACGATGAACCAGTTGTGCTCGTTGCACtactgttgctgctgctactgctgctgctgctgttgccgccGCCGAAATCAAGGTCCAGACACTGGTAAAACGCATTGGCCGTGTTGTCAACGGTCCAGACAGCATACACAACGTGGTAGCCCGAACGCGATGGCATGGCTTTGGATAGGTCGTGATTCATGGTTCTGGGAGGCGCCTTTCCGTTCATCGAGACCGTGAGGAATGGGTCAGACTCAAGGTCGCTGGCAGAAAGACCGCTGGTCTTGGACGAGTCCCAGTTAGCCTTGGTGATGAAGTACTTGAAGTCGGTGGTGGCGTGCTGCGCGGTAAAGGTCCATGAGAAAGAGTGAACACCGCTGGCCTTTGTGGTGGGCCAAGCGCTGGGTCCTTGGCGATCCAGCTGAGAGAACTGACCGAGACCAGCTGAACAAAGTTGACCGTCGCCCTTGCGGGCGAAAGGGAGACCCTTTGGAGCCTCGACGGATTGCGGCTCGTACTGAATCTCACCGCAATTCTTGGCCTGACCTTGCTTGCACATGTAGGCACGCGATGCGGGAAAAGTGACGTAGCCGTGAGCATCGACAAAGGTGAAA comes from Mycosarcoma maydis chromosome 18, whole genome shotgun sequence and encodes:
- a CDS encoding uncharacterized protein (related to Chitin-binding protein) gives rise to the protein MVFSNSNASVSLFRLVALVATLSHLVFTFVDAHGYVTFPASRAYMCKQGQAKNCGEIQYEPQSVEAPKGLPFARKGDGQLCSAGLGQFSQLDRQGPSAWPTTKASGVHSFSWTFTAQHATTDFKYFITKANWDSSKTSGLSASDLESDPFLTVSMNGKAPPRTMNHDLSKAMPSRSGYHVVYAVWTVDNTANAFYQCLDLDFGGGNSSSSSSSSNSSATSTTGSSSAASAATSSTTSSSVSESGTASTASGSGSDDDSSSSGDSSNGSSSDNNGGSSGSTTMPKSQIAQSGACRMKKRRRSPNASVLAARGDYRRHKSQMRRDRQG